A genome region from Hevea brasiliensis isolate MT/VB/25A 57/8 chromosome 9, ASM3005281v1, whole genome shotgun sequence includes the following:
- the LOC110636760 gene encoding squamosa promoter-binding-like protein 6: MESWRYIAEEKGLPFSDEIDLSIDSFGRSKKAYTGWDGESVESLEFIDLGFSDMPRKPFHGSNTGVEILGGSEAGIHSSKIELTSPGYMIASNLQLESVSNHSNSLMESNSQDSSLIDLKLGRLADGKDAQKNKFLKDRSVVSSASPTFQAKEARRMSSCSHTPYCQVYGCHKDLSSLKDYHKRHKVCEVHSKTPKVIVNGVEQRFCQQCSRFHLLVEFDDGKRSCRKRLAGHNERRRKPQFRALPGRSLKLLQPYQGTKFLGTSLPKKASFLFPNILPGGILCPERYEQTNSYKPVKLEEKLIYGTNGQSLSKPFLHIHANGIQNTSGISPSAAEDLTIFNTASTIHELAGVCHSSRALSLLSAESQDLGHSAGIIMARPFISQANRSHHSVDISDKPFGVESSEKNMPNVFHSYGMNSIKANHMGSFMVSCAGYAADLQVEPDGFLQESDLLNAKYCVSAENGSTVDLLQLSSHLQRVEQQRNSVQVKPEIEDFSTFLSTYGA, translated from the exons ATGGAGTCTTGGCGCTACATTGCTGAAGAGAAAGGCCTTCCTTTCTCAGATGAAATAGACTTATCTATCGATTCATTTGGGAGAAGTAAAAAGGCATACACAGGGTGGGATGGGGAATCTGTTGAGAGCTTGGAGTTTATAGATTTGGGTTTCTCTGACATGCCCAGAAAGCCATTTCATGGTAGTAACACAGGTGTGGAGATTCTTGGTGGTAGTGAAGCTGGTATCCACTCTAGTAAAATAGAATTAACTTCTCCCGGTTATATGATTGCTTCAAATTTACAGTTGGAGTCTGTGTCGAATCATTCAAATTCTCTCATGGAATCTAATAGTCAGGATTCATCACTAATTGATTTAAAGCTAGGGAGGTTAGCTGATGGCAAAGATGCACAGAAGAACAAATTTTTGAAAGATAGATCGGTGGTATCTTCAGCAAGCCCAACTTTTCAGGCAAAGGAAGCTCGAAGAATGAGTTCATGCTCTCACACTCCCTATTGCCAGGTGTATGGTTGTCACAAGGATCTCAGCTCCTTAAAGGATTACCACAAGAGACATAAAGTTTGTGAGGTTCACTCAAAGACTCCTAAAGTTATAGTTAATGGGGTTGAGCAAAGGTTTTGTCAGCAATGTAGCAG GTTTCATTTACTGGTTGAATTTGATGATGGTAAACGTAGTTGTCGTAAACGCCTAGCAGGCCACAATGAACGCAGAAGGAAACCTCAGTTTCGTGCTCTCCCTGGCAGATCCCTTAAGTTGCTGCAGCCATACCAAG GCACCAAATTTTTGGGCACTTCCTTGCCAAAGAAAGCATCTTTTCTTTTCCCAAACATACTTCCTGGTGGTATTCTTTGTCCAGAGAGATATGAACAGACCAACTCCTACAAGCCTGTTAAATTGGAAGAGAAATTAATCTACGGTACAAATGGGCAGTCACTTTCAAAACCTTTTCTCCATATACATGCTAATGGGATCCAAAACACTTCTGGAATTTCACCATCAGCAGCTGAAGATTTAACTATTTTTAATACTGCATCAACTATTCATGAGTTAGCTGGGGTGTGTCATTCCAGTCGTGCTCTCTCTCTTCTGTCAGCCGAATCACAGGACTTGGGCCATTCAGCAGGAATTATAATGGCTAGGCCCTTCATCAGTCAAGCCAATCGTTCCCATCACAGTGTGGATATTTCTGACAAACCTTTCGGGGTAGAATCTTCAGAGAAGAATATGCCAAATGTATTTCATTCATATGGAATGAATTCCATTAAAGCTAATCATATGGGATCCTTCATGGTTTCTTGTGCTGGTTATGCTGCTGACCTTCAAGTTGAACCAGATGGTTTTCTTCAAGAATCGGACCTTTTGAATGCCAAATATTGTGTTTCTGCTGAAAATGGATCTACTGTGGATTTGCTTCAGTTGTCATCACATCTTCAGAGGGTGGAGCAACAGAGGAATTCTGTGCAAGTGAAGCCTGAAATTGAGGATTTTTCCACTTTCCTTAGCACATATGGGGCATGA